A stretch of the Schistocerca serialis cubense isolate TAMUIC-IGC-003099 chromosome 2, iqSchSeri2.2, whole genome shotgun sequence genome encodes the following:
- the LOC126456546 gene encoding E3 ubiquitin-protein ligase SIAH1A-like: protein MKEVVWLLPSPGVDGGGAIEKQQQQLVHCQECSFIRLGPVACCSNSCSTCCLHGAKCHMCSKVLLSPLVSSLNLQQVTAAVPLVQGVQPGFHDGTPLLQLATHDHTCEHHLLHCLVQPGTCSWHGKHADLEAHTQAKHPQHFVRFPSTVGNSVSWRISKNGCCIDLVRHLVVALGEMFVYQKQFSYQERQLFIAIQLVGPPERSRLYRYKFRLTHNDGAHSVTFEHAVHSQNENLQRTFGLGDCIKVPYDTISQFCHGERVLILCKLEPPYEPNVETTHL, encoded by the coding sequence ATGAAGGAGGTGGTGTGGCTGCTACCATCGCCAGGTGTGGATGGCGGTGGTGCCattgagaagcagcagcagcaactggtgCATTGCCAGGAGTGCAGCTTCATCAGATTGGGACCTGTGGCCTGCTGTTCCAACAGCTGCTCCACCTGCTGCTTACATGGTGCCAAGTGCCACATGTGCAGCAAAGTGTTGTTGTCGCCACTGGTCTCCTCGCTGAACCTGCAGCAGGTGACAGCTGCTGTGCCCTTAGTGCAGGGAGTGCAGCCCGGCTTCCACGACGGTACACCGCTACTACAGCTGGCCACACATGACCACACCTGCGAGCACCACCTGCTGCACTGCCTCGTTCAGCCAGGCACGTGTTCGTGGCACGGCAAGCATGCCGACCTGGAGGCGCACACCCAGGCCAAACACCCACAACACTTCGTGCGCTTCCCCAGCACCGTGGGCAACAGTGTCTCGTGGCGCATCTCTAAGAATGGCTGCTGCATCGACCTGGTGCGCCATCTTGTTGTGGCCTTGGGTGAGATGTTCGTCTACCAAAAGCAGTTCAGTTACCAGGAGCGTCAGCTGTTCATTGCCATTCAGCTGGTGGGCCCTCCTGAACGTAGCAGGCTCTACCGGTACAAGTTCAGGCTCACCCACAATGACGGTGCCCACTCTGTGACTTTCGAGCATGCTGTCCATTCACAGAATGAAAACCTGCAGCGAACATTCGGCCTCGGTGACTGCATCAAAGTGCCCTATGATACTATCTCTCAGTTCTGCCATGGCGAGAGGGTGCTCATACTGTGTAAGCTTGAGCCTCCGTATGAGCCAAATGTTGAAACCACACATTTGTAG